Proteins encoded in a region of the Nitrospirota bacterium genome:
- a CDS encoding divergent polysaccharide deacetylase family protein, translating into MAKKQLPAKGRSSGKGGRYERIVMIGIIVALVAIVLTLWGPLRTFRTKEGTRSGQEAKKAELAPKKQARPEAAEKKAEKKEKQSRPGRQDVKEAGKRTEPTTTRASEKRALVAIVIDDLGQDLKPARELASLPYKITFAVMPGLPQSRTVAELARQNSREVLLHLPMEYRGRNGKTSPGMLRSNMTPMDFLNTLTDDLGTVPGAVGVNNHEGSVLTENKEAMKFLMAELKARELLFLDSFTTPKSVAFDTAREFGLKTAKRDVFLDNESDNQESIRKQLDELAKVAREHGHAIGIGHPHPATISELRAWLDTATREGIEIVPVSKLMN; encoded by the coding sequence ATGGCGAAAAAACAGCTCCCGGCAAAAGGAAGGTCCTCGGGCAAGGGCGGCAGGTATGAGCGGATCGTGATGATCGGCATCATCGTCGCCCTCGTCGCGATCGTGCTTACGCTGTGGGGCCCGCTCCGCACGTTCCGTACAAAGGAAGGGACGCGGAGCGGTCAGGAAGCAAAAAAAGCAGAGCTTGCCCCGAAAAAACAGGCGCGTCCCGAAGCCGCAGAGAAGAAGGCCGAGAAAAAGGAAAAGCAGTCACGCCCAGGCAGACAGGACGTGAAAGAGGCCGGCAAACGGACTGAACCGACAACCACCAGGGCATCTGAAAAAAGAGCACTCGTAGCCATCGTGATCGATGACCTGGGCCAGGACCTGAAGCCTGCCCGCGAACTGGCCTCTCTCCCGTACAAGATCACCTTCGCAGTGATGCCCGGCCTGCCCCAGTCGCGCACGGTCGCGGAGCTGGCGCGCCAGAACAGCCGCGAAGTCCTGCTCCATCTGCCGATGGAGTACCGCGGCAGGAACGGGAAGACGTCTCCCGGCATGCTGCGGTCCAACATGACGCCCATGGATTTCCTGAACACCCTGACCGACGATCTCGGGACCGTCCCGGGCGCCGTGGGCGTGAACAACCATGAGGGCTCGGTGCTGACGGAGAACAAAGAGGCGATGAAGTTCCTGATGGCGGAGCTCAAGGCCCGCGAGCTCCTGTTCCTCGACAGCTTCACGACCCCCAAAAGCGTGGCCTTTGACACGGCCAGGGAGTTCGGCCTGAAGACGGCGAAGCGCGACGTGTTCCTGGACAACGAGAGCGACAACCAGGAGTCGATCCGGAAGCAGCTCGACGAGCTGGCAAAGGTCGCACGGGAGCACGGACATGCCATCGGCATCGGCCATCCCCACCCGGCGACGATCAGCGAGCTGCGCGCGTGGCTCGACACCGCGACCCGCGAAGGCATCGAGATCGTGCCGGTGTCGAAGCTGATGAATTAA
- the tsaD gene encoding tRNA (adenosine(37)-N6)-threonylcarbamoyltransferase complex transferase subunit TsaD — translation MLTLGIETSCDETAAAVLRDRTVLSNIVFSQTDIHKKYGGVVPELASREHLRNIIPIISQALDAASVSLDDIDLVAVTHAPGLVGALLVGVSAAKAISYARDIPFIGVHHGEAHILAAHIDYPDIGYPYLALLVSGGHTALYHVKGLADYRLLGHTRDDAAGEAYDKVAKLLDLDYPGGPVIDRLAQEGNPDAIRFPRGHREGFDFSFSGLKTAVRNHIALFRSRDRGIDPALNVKDVSASFQAAVVDMLVERTMKGIAETSAEKIVIAGGVAANSSLRKRMQEEAGKRSLSLYLPRPGLCIDNAAMVALAGYLHFQRGERSALDLNPRASMPLA, via the coding sequence ATGCTCACCCTTGGAATAGAAACCTCCTGCGACGAGACCGCGGCGGCAGTGCTGCGGGACCGGACGGTCCTGTCCAACATCGTCTTTTCCCAGACAGACATTCACAAGAAGTACGGGGGCGTCGTACCCGAGCTTGCCTCGCGCGAGCATCTCAGGAACATCATACCAATCATCAGCCAGGCGCTGGACGCCGCTTCGGTATCCCTGGACGATATCGACCTGGTGGCGGTGACCCATGCACCCGGGCTGGTCGGCGCCCTGCTCGTCGGCGTCTCCGCGGCGAAGGCGATCTCCTATGCCCGGGATATTCCGTTCATCGGGGTCCATCACGGAGAGGCGCACATCCTTGCCGCCCACATCGATTATCCGGATATCGGCTATCCCTACCTTGCCCTGCTCGTATCAGGCGGACACACGGCGTTGTACCACGTGAAGGGGCTGGCCGATTACCGCCTCCTCGGTCACACGCGCGACGACGCTGCGGGCGAAGCCTATGACAAGGTCGCCAAGCTGCTCGACCTTGACTACCCGGGGGGGCCCGTGATCGACCGTCTCGCCCAGGAGGGAAACCCCGATGCGATAAGGTTCCCGCGGGGCCATCGCGAGGGCTTCGATTTCAGCTTCAGCGGCCTGAAGACAGCGGTCAGAAATCATATCGCTCTCTTCCGAAGCAGGGACCGCGGCATCGATCCGGCCTTGAACGTGAAGGACGTGTCGGCGAGTTTCCAGGCAGCGGTCGTGGACATGCTCGTGGAGAGAACGATGAAGGGAATTGCAGAGACCAGCGCGGAAAAAATCGTGATCGCCGGCGGCGTCGCGGCCAACAGCTCCCTGCGGAAGCGCATGCAGGAAGAGGCCGGCAAGCGCTCCCTCTCCCTGTACCTCCCCCGTCCCGGCCTCTGCATCGACAACGCCGCCATGGTCGCCCTTGCCGGGTATCTGCATTTTCAGCGGGGCGAACGGTCCGCCCTGGACCTGAATCCGCGCGCTTCAATGCCGCTGGCATGA
- a CDS encoding cold-shock protein, protein MANGVVKWFNNSKGFGFITQDNGEDVFVHFSAIAGDGFKSLNEGDKVTFEVVKGPKGLQAANVSKTA, encoded by the coding sequence ATGGCAAACGGTGTAGTGAAGTGGTTCAACAACAGCAAGGGGTTCGGTTTCATCACGCAGGATAACGGGGAGGACGTATTCGTTCACTTTTCGGCCATTGCCGGCGATGGTTTCAAGTCCCTGAACGAGGGCGACAAGGTTACCTTCGAGGTGGTAAAGGGCCCCAAGGGCCTTCAGGCGGCAAACGTATCCAAGACCGCTTAA
- a CDS encoding acyl-CoA dehydratase activase, with protein sequence MKNKVFLGIDIGSVSIKTALIDGSRAVLSETYTRIKGDAPAALARELEGLFSVIPEDRVAAAGITGSGGKQAAGALGARFINEVLAQSCFAGQFHPAARTIIEMGGEDAKLINLARDARSGGARIEDFSMNSACAAGTGSFLDQQASRLHLTIEEFGALALKSGTPPRLAGRCSVFAKSDMIHLQQIATPDFDIVAGLCFAMARNFKATVGKGKKFPAPLLFLGGVAANPGMGRAFREVLGLSGADLLVPPHFSTSGAIGAALTVMQQPDQRVPYRGFAAFAAFLDGLGSPARTSATQLARPRGILPNPDHDAVPGKDGLIDAYLGVDVGSVSTNVVVINAKMQVLSKRYLPTAGRPIEAVKQGLAEVGAEIGSRVRILGAGTTGSGRYLTGDMIGADVVRNEITAQATAAAAIDPLVDTIFEIGGQDSKFISLRDGAVVDFEMNKACAAGTGSFLEEQAERLGIRIRGEFEDRAFRAASPCRFGERCTVFIESDLVHAMNTGSGVEELTAGLAYSIVQNYLNKVVAGKRIGDRIFFQGGVAANRAVVSAFEIITGRPVTVPPHHEVTGAIGAAIIAMREGTGRSTFKGFDLSSRAYTVTTFACAECANRCDIRRVSFTGEKPLFYGSRCEKYDVKRKSSGAAGVPDLFAERERLLLKEPASGPLRPDAPVIGVPRALYVNDFLPFWRTFFAELGYRVVLSDPTNRSLINGALELTVAETCFPAKVALGHVQHLVDRGVDVLFLPSFVRFPETHGHAQNAQACPYAQALPYVARASVRYGRMQVIEPVLHLQDERNFGRSMRELASMLGRSGDAARRAQRRAQEAQEEFLRSAAERGRAVLAGLKPGERALVLVGRSYNTCDPGMNMNLAGKIRDLGVQAIPMDYLPLAGVDLSGHGNMYWRSGQKILAAARIIREHPQLFPVYITNFGCGPDSFITHFFRQEMAGKPFLQLEIDEHSADAGAITRIEAFLDSLSRAGATPPPRAPRAAPGGKGELSRKKVYLPPMADHAHALAAAFRSCGVDAEVLPESDEETVRIGRQHSSGRECYPLALTTGDMIKATRRPGFDPDRSAFFMPTGKGPCRFGQYHRYHRQVLDGLGLEQVEILSPMQDESLHDDVRALDRNFVIMSWRGALAVDMLQKALWERRPYEKEAGAADRVYRTALARVVKAIEGRDDLLPVLREACAEFSAIDAHGPAKPVIGVVGEIYVRSNRFSNEEVVRQIERLGGEAWVAPVSEWLLYITATAKVSAAMSRSWKSLFRAYLTGHVQHREERRLLRGFNGSFRSLHEPSIEKTLDRARPYIHHSFEGEAVLSVGKAIDYISRGVSGIVNVMPFTCMPGTIATAVLKRVREDHDNIPLLNLAYEGQGDSQSLTRLEAFMHQARSFQQGRDERTRTRTRTQKQ encoded by the coding sequence TCATCAACGAGGTCCTTGCCCAGTCCTGCTTCGCGGGACAATTCCATCCGGCAGCCAGAACAATCATCGAGATGGGCGGAGAGGACGCCAAGCTCATCAACCTCGCGCGGGACGCCCGGTCCGGCGGTGCCAGGATCGAGGACTTCTCCATGAACAGCGCCTGCGCCGCGGGCACCGGCTCGTTCCTCGACCAGCAGGCCTCGCGCCTCCATCTCACCATCGAAGAGTTCGGCGCACTCGCCCTTAAATCCGGAACGCCCCCCCGCCTCGCCGGCAGATGCAGCGTGTTCGCCAAGAGCGACATGATCCATCTCCAGCAGATCGCCACTCCGGATTTCGATATCGTCGCCGGGCTCTGCTTTGCCATGGCGAGGAACTTCAAGGCGACCGTCGGCAAGGGGAAGAAGTTCCCGGCTCCGCTCCTGTTCCTGGGCGGAGTGGCGGCCAATCCCGGCATGGGCCGCGCTTTCCGCGAAGTGCTCGGCCTCTCCGGGGCCGATCTCCTCGTCCCCCCCCATTTCAGCACCTCCGGGGCAATCGGCGCGGCCCTCACGGTCATGCAGCAGCCTGACCAGAGGGTTCCCTATCGCGGTTTTGCCGCCTTTGCCGCCTTCCTGGACGGTCTGGGCAGCCCGGCCCGGACCAGCGCAACACAGCTTGCCCGCCCCCGCGGCATCCTGCCGAACCCGGACCATGACGCGGTGCCCGGGAAGGACGGCCTGATCGATGCCTATCTCGGCGTTGATGTCGGCTCGGTCTCGACGAACGTGGTCGTCATCAATGCGAAGATGCAGGTGCTTTCCAAGCGCTATCTGCCAACTGCGGGCAGGCCCATCGAAGCCGTCAAGCAGGGGCTCGCCGAGGTCGGCGCCGAGATCGGATCGCGGGTGAGGATCCTGGGCGCGGGGACCACGGGCTCGGGCCGCTATCTCACGGGCGATATGATAGGCGCCGACGTGGTCCGCAACGAGATCACGGCCCAGGCAACGGCCGCGGCCGCCATCGATCCTCTGGTCGACACTATTTTCGAGATCGGCGGCCAGGACTCGAAGTTCATCAGCCTCCGCGACGGGGCTGTCGTGGATTTCGAGATGAACAAGGCCTGCGCCGCGGGCACCGGCTCGTTCCTGGAGGAGCAGGCAGAGCGTCTGGGCATCCGGATCAGGGGTGAGTTCGAGGACCGGGCGTTCCGTGCGGCGTCGCCCTGCCGCTTCGGCGAGCGCTGCACCGTCTTCATCGAGTCGGACCTGGTCCATGCCATGAACACGGGCTCGGGCGTGGAGGAACTGACCGCGGGGCTCGCCTACTCCATTGTCCAGAACTACCTGAACAAGGTGGTCGCCGGCAAGCGCATCGGGGACCGCATTTTCTTTCAGGGCGGCGTCGCGGCGAACCGGGCCGTCGTCTCGGCCTTCGAGATCATCACGGGCAGGCCGGTCACGGTGCCGCCGCACCACGAGGTCACGGGCGCGATCGGCGCGGCCATCATCGCCATGCGTGAAGGCACAGGAAGGAGCACGTTCAAGGGCTTCGACCTGAGCAGCCGCGCCTACACGGTCACGACCTTCGCGTGCGCGGAGTGCGCGAACCGCTGCGACATCCGGCGCGTGAGCTTTACGGGAGAAAAACCGCTCTTCTACGGAAGCCGCTGCGAAAAATACGATGTCAAGAGGAAGTCCTCCGGCGCGGCGGGCGTACCGGACCTGTTCGCGGAGCGCGAGCGTTTGCTCCTGAAGGAGCCTGCCTCGGGGCCGCTCCGGCCGGACGCACCCGTCATCGGCGTACCCCGTGCGCTCTATGTGAACGACTTTCTTCCCTTCTGGCGGACGTTCTTTGCCGAGCTCGGCTACCGGGTCGTCCTCTCGGACCCGACGAACCGCTCACTGATCAACGGGGCGCTCGAGCTGACCGTCGCGGAGACCTGCTTTCCCGCCAAGGTCGCCCTCGGCCACGTCCAGCACCTGGTCGACCGGGGCGTGGACGTCCTGTTCCTGCCGAGCTTCGTCCGTTTCCCCGAAACGCACGGCCACGCGCAGAACGCGCAGGCATGCCCCTATGCCCAGGCGCTTCCCTACGTTGCGCGCGCATCGGTCCGGTACGGCCGCATGCAGGTGATCGAACCCGTCCTCCACCTGCAGGATGAACGGAACTTCGGCAGGAGCATGCGGGAGCTGGCGTCGATGCTCGGCAGGAGCGGCGACGCGGCGCGGCGCGCGCAGCGACGGGCGCAGGAAGCGCAAGAGGAATTTCTGAGGTCAGCGGCTGAGCGTGGCCGCGCGGTCCTTGCAGGCCTGAAGCCGGGCGAACGCGCGCTCGTGCTCGTCGGCAGGAGCTATAACACCTGCGATCCCGGCATGAACATGAATCTGGCCGGAAAGATCCGGGACCTCGGGGTCCAGGCGATCCCCATGGACTATCTGCCGCTCGCCGGCGTCGACCTGTCCGGCCATGGCAACATGTACTGGCGGTCGGGCCAGAAGATCCTGGCAGCGGCGCGGATCATCCGGGAGCATCCGCAGCTCTTTCCCGTCTATATAACGAACTTCGGCTGCGGCCCGGACTCGTTCATCACGCACTTCTTCAGGCAGGAGATGGCGGGCAAGCCCTTCCTGCAGCTCGAGATCGACGAGCACAGCGCCGACGCGGGGGCGATCACCCGGATTGAGGCCTTCCTGGACAGCCTTTCCCGGGCAGGGGCAACCCCGCCGCCCCGCGCCCCGCGCGCGGCCCCCGGCGGAAAGGGCGAGCTCAGCAGGAAGAAGGTCTATCTTCCGCCCATGGCCGACCACGCCCACGCCCTCGCCGCGGCATTCCGGTCCTGCGGCGTCGACGCCGAGGTGCTGCCCGAATCCGACGAGGAAACGGTGCGCATCGGCAGGCAGCACAGCTCGGGCAGGGAGTGCTATCCCCTGGCCCTTACGACGGGAGACATGATCAAGGCAACTCGCCGGCCCGGGTTCGATCCGGACCGGAGCGCCTTCTTCATGCCGACCGGCAAGGGACCCTGCCGCTTCGGCCAGTACCACCGCTACCACCGGCAGGTGCTCGACGGCCTCGGCCTGGAGCAGGTGGAGATCCTCTCGCCGATGCAGGACGAGTCGCTCCATGACGACGTGCGCGCGCTGGACCGGAATTTCGTCATCATGAGCTGGCGGGGCGCCCTGGCCGTGGACATGCTCCAGAAGGCGCTCTGGGAGCGTCGGCCCTACGAGAAGGAGGCGGGCGCCGCAGACCGCGTGTACCGGACGGCGCTTGCCCGGGTGGTCAAGGCGATCGAAGGCCGCGACGACCTTCTGCCCGTGCTGCGCGAGGCCTGCGCGGAGTTCAGCGCGATCGATGCGCACGGCCCGGCAAAGCCCGTGATCGGAGTCGTCGGCGAGATCTACGTCCGGTCCAACCGCTTCAGCAACGAAGAGGTGGTGCGCCAAATCGAGCGGCTGGGCGGCGAGGCCTGGGTGGCCCCGGTGTCCGAATGGCTCCTGTACATCACGGCGACCGCCAAGGTCTCGGCCGCGATGAGCCGGTCCTGGAAAAGCCTGTTCCGGGCCTATCTCACGGGCCACGTCCAGCACCGCGAGGAGCGGCGTCTGCTCCGTGGCTTCAACGGCAGCTTCCGGAGCCTGCATGAGCCGAGCATCGAAAAGACGCTGGACCGCGCCAGGCCCTACATCCACCATTCCTTCGAGGGTGAAGCCGTGCTCTCCGTGGGGAAGGCCATCGACTACATATCCCGGGGGGTTTCGGGGATCGTGAACGTCATGCCCTTCACGTGCATGCCGGGAACGATCGCCACGGCGGTGCTGAAACGCGTCCGCGAGGACCATGATAACATCCCGCTCCTGAACCTCGCCTATGAAGGCCAGGGCGACTCCCAGTCCCTCACGCGGCTGGAGGCCTTCATGCACCAGGCCCGTTCCTTCCAACAGGGGAGGGACGAGCGTACTCGCACGCGCACCCGCACCCAAAAGCAATGA